Proteins from a single region of Gaiellales bacterium:
- a CDS encoding RsmG family class I SAM-dependent methyltransferase, with amino-acid sequence MKHPDPRLAAYRDLLLAAPVSVTSIRDRERAWAVHVEDALAALPVVERLAPVRIADVGSGGGSPGLPIALATGIRVDLVEATGIKCEFLRRCVAALDAPCEVVNERSEQLARAGGRDAYDLVLARALAPPPVAAELCLPLARVDGHVLLWTAETEPGALADAAAAVGGEHAGTIPVGPNRRLELLRKASATPERFPRRPGMAAKHPLARVRSRP; translated from the coding sequence GTGAAACACCCCGATCCGCGGCTGGCGGCGTACCGCGACCTGCTGCTCGCCGCGCCGGTCTCGGTGACCTCGATCCGCGACCGGGAGCGGGCATGGGCCGTGCACGTCGAGGACGCGTTGGCGGCCCTGCCGGTGGTGGAGAGGCTGGCGCCGGTGCGCATCGCCGACGTCGGCTCGGGCGGCGGCAGCCCCGGCCTGCCGATCGCGCTCGCCACGGGGATCCGGGTGGATCTGGTCGAGGCGACGGGCATCAAGTGCGAGTTCCTGCGCCGGTGCGTGGCGGCTCTGGATGCGCCGTGCGAGGTCGTCAACGAACGGTCCGAGCAGCTCGCCCGCGCCGGCGGCCGCGACGCGTACGACCTGGTGCTGGCGCGGGCCCTGGCACCGCCGCCGGTCGCGGCCGAGCTGTGCCTGCCCCTGGCCCGTGTGGACGGCCACGTGCTTCTGTGGACGGCCGAGACCGAGCCCGGTGCGCTGGCCGACGCGGCGGCGGCCGTCGGCGGCGAGCATGCCGGGACCATCCCGGTCGGCCCGAACCGGCGCCTGGAGCTCCTGCGCAAGGCCTCGGCGACCCCGGAGCGGTTTCCGCGCCGCCCGGGAATGGCCGCCAAGCATCCGCTTGCGCGGGTACGATCCCGCCCATGA
- a CDS encoding ParA family protein, which translates to MSARVYALANQKGGVGKTTTAINMAACVAEAGTPVLLIDLDPQANATTGLGFRPEQLTASTYDLLHGKPLDEVVLETAVANLYLVPSHPDLAAAQVEMPSGSEQGTLLRDLLAGTEEQYPYVFVDCPPSLGLLTVNALAAANRLIVPVQCEYYALEGLAQLLQSVELVRTRINPRLGVTGVLLTMYDARTRLASDVASEVRSHFGPLVFDTVVPRSIRLAEAPSHGVPITAYDSSSAGADAYYRAALEVVERG; encoded by the coding sequence ATGAGCGCGCGCGTCTACGCCCTTGCGAACCAGAAGGGCGGTGTCGGGAAGACGACGACGGCGATCAACATGGCGGCGTGCGTGGCGGAGGCCGGCACGCCGGTGCTCCTGATCGATCTCGACCCTCAGGCGAACGCCACGACGGGCCTGGGATTCCGGCCGGAGCAGCTCACCGCGAGCACGTATGACCTCCTCCACGGAAAGCCGTTGGACGAGGTCGTGCTCGAAACCGCAGTCGCGAACCTCTATCTCGTCCCGTCGCATCCCGACCTGGCTGCGGCGCAGGTCGAGATGCCGAGCGGCTCCGAGCAGGGCACGCTCCTGCGCGACCTGCTCGCCGGCACCGAGGAGCAGTACCCGTACGTGTTCGTCGACTGCCCGCCGTCGCTCGGCCTGCTGACCGTGAACGCGCTCGCCGCCGCCAACCGCCTCATCGTGCCCGTCCAGTGCGAGTACTACGCACTCGAGGGCCTGGCCCAGCTGCTCCAGAGCGTCGAGCTCGTGCGCACCCGGATCAACCCGCGCCTCGGCGTCACCGGCGTGCTCCTGACGATGTACGACGCCCGCACGCGGCTCGCAAGCGACGTCGCCAGCGAGGTGCGAAGCCATTTCGGGCCGCTCGTCTTCGACACCGTCGTGCCGCGCAGCATCCGCCTCGCCGAGGCGCCCAGCCACGGCGTCCCGATCACCGCCTACGACTCGTCCTCCGCCGGCGCGGACGCCTACTACCGCGCGGCGCTCGAGGTGGTCGAGCGTGGCTGA
- a CDS encoding ParB/RepB/Spo0J family partition protein gives MAESSRPRGLGRGLAALVAEFPTGATSMVELEIGQVRPNPRQPRRVFDDEAIQRLSESVKADGVVQPIIVRDVGDGYEIVAGERRWRAARLAGLRTVPAIVRSADDRELLILALAENVAREDLNPIDQARAYAVLADELDLTQTEIARRVGKSRPAVANTMRLLELPDDVLELVSAGDLTEGHGRALLLASGQDERSSLARTAVSRGWSVRECEAAAKRAAKPAKREPKRAAGVMDDELAHLAVDAAWQSLGLRASVRQGSRGGRVELHFSSAAELGRIVDQLRADRVSWAD, from the coding sequence GTGGCTGAGTCCAGCCGTCCCCGCGGCCTCGGCCGCGGCCTGGCCGCCCTCGTCGCCGAGTTCCCGACCGGCGCGACGTCGATGGTGGAGCTCGAGATCGGCCAGGTGCGGCCGAACCCGCGTCAGCCGCGGCGGGTGTTCGACGACGAGGCCATCCAGCGCCTGTCCGAGTCGGTCAAGGCCGACGGCGTCGTCCAGCCGATCATCGTGCGCGACGTCGGCGACGGCTACGAGATCGTGGCCGGCGAACGGCGCTGGCGGGCTGCCCGGCTGGCCGGCCTGCGCACCGTCCCGGCGATCGTGCGCAGCGCCGACGACCGCGAGCTGCTCATCCTGGCGCTGGCCGAGAACGTCGCCCGCGAAGACCTGAACCCGATCGACCAGGCCCGCGCGTACGCCGTCCTCGCAGACGAGCTCGATCTGACCCAGACCGAGATCGCCCGCCGCGTCGGCAAGAGCCGGCCGGCGGTGGCGAACACCATGCGGCTGCTCGAGCTGCCCGACGACGTCCTCGAGCTCGTTTCAGCCGGCGATCTGACCGAGGGCCACGGCCGCGCGCTCCTGCTCGCGTCCGGGCAGGACGAGCGCTCGAGCCTGGCCCGCACCGCCGTCAGCCGCGGGTGGTCGGTGCGCGAGTGCGAGGCCGCCGCGAAGCGCGCCGCCAAGCCGGCCAAGCGTGAGCCGAAGCGGGCCGCGGGCGTGATGGACGACGAGCTCGCCCACCTGGCCGTCGACGCCGCCTGGCAGTCGCTCGGCCTGCGCGCATCGGTGCGGCAGGGGTCGCGCGGCGGCCGGGTGGAGCTGCACTTCTCGTCCGCCGCCGAGCTCGGTCGCATCGTCGACCAGCTCCGCGCGGACCGGGTGTCCTGGGCCGACTGA
- a CDS encoding DNA-3-methyladenine glycosylase I — protein sequence MPAGDPLYAAYHDEEWGTPSHDDRHLYEMIVLEGAQAGLSWSTILRKREGYRSAFAGFDAEAVARFGPADVERLMADPGIVRNRLKVESAIANAHAVLAVREEHGSLDAFLWGLVPGAPLRRGPGDVPAETAESRNMSKALKRAGFRFVGPTVCYAFMQAVGIADDHSPECFRYAG from the coding sequence GTGCCCGCCGGCGATCCGCTCTACGCCGCGTATCACGACGAGGAGTGGGGCACGCCCTCCCACGACGACCGCCACCTCTACGAGATGATCGTGCTCGAGGGCGCGCAGGCGGGGCTCTCGTGGTCGACCATCCTGCGCAAGCGCGAGGGCTACCGCAGCGCGTTCGCCGGCTTCGACGCCGAGGCCGTGGCCCGGTTCGGGCCCGCCGACGTCGAGCGGCTGATGGCCGACCCGGGCATCGTCCGAAACCGGCTCAAGGTCGAGTCGGCGATCGCGAACGCCCACGCGGTCCTCGCCGTCCGCGAGGAGCACGGCAGCCTCGACGCGTTCCTCTGGGGGCTCGTCCCCGGAGCGCCGCTGCGCCGCGGTCCCGGAGACGTCCCGGCCGAGACCGCCGAGTCGCGGAACATGTCGAAGGCGCTCAAGCGAGCAGGCTTCCGGTTCGTCGGACCGACCGTCTGCTACGCCTTCATGCAGGCCGTCGGGATCGCCGACGACCACTCTCCGGAGTGCTTCCGCTACGCCGGATGA
- a CDS encoding bifunctional nuclease family protein — protein sequence MQEMSIYGVSFDMVGKQPIVLLRTLDGSKFLPIWIGHPEAAAILMKLQGTPTPRPMTHDLVTSMLGELNAKVEKIAVTELRDNTFYACITLRIDGSEVEIDSRPSDALALAVRADAKIFVADQVIDDSAIEFGQEPEEPAEVVEEFKKFLENVSPEDFGN from the coding sequence ATGCAGGAGATGAGCATCTACGGGGTGTCCTTCGACATGGTCGGCAAGCAGCCGATCGTGCTGCTCAGAACCCTCGACGGAAGCAAGTTCCTGCCCATCTGGATCGGCCACCCCGAGGCCGCGGCCATCCTGATGAAGCTGCAGGGCACGCCCACGCCGCGGCCGATGACGCACGACCTGGTCACCTCGATGCTGGGCGAGCTGAACGCGAAGGTCGAGAAGATCGCGGTCACCGAGCTGCGCGACAACACCTTCTACGCCTGCATCACCCTGCGCATCGACGGCTCCGAGGTCGAGATCGACTCGCGGCCGTCCGACGCGCTCGCGCTGGCCGTCCGCGCCGACGCCAAGATCTTCGTCGCCGACCAAGTGATCGACGACTCCGCGATCGAGTTCGGCCAGGAGCCCGAGGAGCCCGCCGAGGTCGTCGAGGAGTTCAAGAAGTTCCTCGAGAACGTCAGCCCCGAGGACTTCGGGAACTAG
- a CDS encoding acyl-CoA dehydrogenase family protein — MREAAAAFVRDAVRPAVAGWDEAGSYPREAAAASGLTGLFCPPALGGAGLAYPAGMEVFEELGRGDAAFAFSLSMHNAVAAVVAGCDDEELRAGWAADLVAGRALGGFSLTEPHAGSDATAITTRAREEGGGWRVTGRKAWVSLAGEADLFLVVCKTADGPGHADVAVLAVDRRAEGVSFPRIYRKAASAFLPIGEMALADAPATMLVPPGTGMRAALGAIDVARCDIAAIACGLHAEALDIALRYTRQREAFGAPLLALDTMRFMLADVLTDLEAGRLLYARAASLLGTPAGAVAVAHAKRFCPDAALRAAIACSEALGAYGWLEDTPLPRFISLAKMLQVVDGTAEIQRLVIGRELDRMAASES; from the coding sequence ATGCGAGAGGCGGCAGCCGCATTCGTCCGCGACGCCGTCCGGCCGGCGGTCGCGGGCTGGGACGAGGCGGGCTCGTACCCGCGCGAGGCGGCAGCCGCGTCGGGTCTCACCGGGCTCTTCTGCCCGCCCGCGCTCGGCGGCGCCGGACTGGCCTATCCGGCCGGGATGGAGGTGTTCGAGGAGCTCGGCCGAGGCGATGCCGCGTTTGCCTTCTCGCTCTCGATGCACAACGCCGTGGCGGCCGTCGTGGCGGGCTGCGACGACGAGGAGCTGCGGGCGGGCTGGGCGGCCGATCTCGTCGCCGGCCGCGCCCTGGGCGGGTTCTCGCTGACCGAGCCGCACGCCGGATCAGACGCGACGGCGATCACGACCCGGGCCCGCGAGGAGGGGGGCGGCTGGCGGGTGACCGGGCGCAAGGCGTGGGTGTCGCTGGCCGGCGAGGCCGACCTCTTCCTGGTGGTGTGCAAGACGGCCGACGGCCCGGGCCACGCGGACGTCGCGGTGCTGGCGGTCGACCGCCGCGCCGAGGGCGTGAGCTTCCCCCGCATCTACCGCAAGGCGGCGTCCGCGTTCCTGCCGATCGGCGAGATGGCGCTCGCGGACGCGCCGGCGACCATGCTCGTGCCGCCGGGGACCGGGATGCGCGCGGCGCTCGGAGCGATCGACGTCGCCCGCTGCGACATCGCCGCGATCGCCTGCGGCCTGCACGCCGAGGCGCTCGACATCGCCCTTCGCTACACCCGCCAGCGGGAGGCGTTCGGGGCGCCGCTGCTGGCCCTCGACACGATGCGCTTCATGCTCGCCGACGTGCTCACCGATCTCGAGGCCGGCCGCCTGCTCTACGCCCGGGCGGCGAGCCTGCTGGGGACGCCGGCGGGGGCGGTTGCGGTCGCCCACGCCAAGCGCTTCTGCCCGGACGCGGCGCTCCGGGCGGCGATCGCGTGCAGCGAGGCGCTCGGCGCCTACGGCTGGCTCGAGGACACGCCGCTCCCGCGCTTCATCAGCCTGGCCAAGATGCTCCAGGTCGTCGACGGGACGGCCGAGATCCAGCGCCTCGTGATCGGGCGCGAGCTCGACCGGATGGCCGCCTCGGAGAGCTAG
- a CDS encoding MqnA/MqnD/SBP family protein: protein MKLRLGLSTCPNDTFAFHAILERRIDLRGLEFEPELLDVQQLNDGLFAGRYDISKASFHAALLLANDYGVVRAGSALGFGVGPLLVAARPEVHPGPDARVLCPGPTTTATLLYRCLHPDGGAVDHTVFSDIGAVLRRGDADLGVLIHEGRLTYERDGLMLIEDLGASFERLAQAPIPLGGILASLALPDDVVERFTAVLRDSIAYGWANREDVLGTIRRHAQELGEDVIWPYVALYVNDHTVDLGDDGIRALETLERTAAAAGALPAGTAPLRVFGPASGPAAARPAESGRRTTAPAGSAARLR, encoded by the coding sequence ATGAAGCTGCGACTCGGCCTCTCCACCTGCCCGAACGACACCTTCGCGTTCCACGCCATCCTGGAGCGGCGGATCGACCTGCGCGGGCTCGAGTTCGAGCCGGAGCTGCTCGACGTCCAGCAGCTGAACGACGGCCTCTTCGCCGGCCGCTACGACATCTCCAAGGCGAGCTTCCACGCGGCGCTTCTGCTCGCGAACGACTACGGCGTCGTCCGGGCCGGCTCGGCCCTCGGCTTCGGCGTCGGGCCGTTGCTCGTTGCCGCTCGGCCGGAGGTCCACCCTGGGCCGGACGCGCGGGTGCTCTGCCCCGGCCCGACGACCACCGCGACGCTCCTCTACCGCTGCCTGCACCCGGACGGCGGCGCGGTCGACCACACGGTGTTCTCCGACATCGGCGCCGTCCTGCGCCGGGGGGACGCCGACCTCGGCGTGCTCATCCACGAGGGCCGGCTCACCTACGAGCGCGACGGCCTCATGCTGATCGAGGACCTCGGGGCATCGTTCGAGCGGCTCGCGCAGGCGCCGATCCCGCTGGGAGGCATCCTGGCGAGCCTCGCGCTCCCCGACGATGTCGTCGAGCGGTTCACGGCCGTCCTGCGCGACTCGATCGCCTACGGCTGGGCCAACCGTGAGGACGTCCTCGGCACCATCCGCCGCCACGCCCAGGAGCTGGGCGAGGACGTGATCTGGCCCTACGTCGCGCTCTACGTCAACGACCACACCGTCGACCTCGGTGACGACGGCATCCGCGCCCTCGAGACGCTCGAGCGCACGGCCGCAGCCGCCGGTGCACTGCCGGCCGGGACGGCGCCGCTGCGCGTGTTCGGCCCCGCTAGCGGGCCTGCTGCCGCTCGGCCCGCGGAGAGCGGCCGAAGAACCACCGCTCCAGCGGGATCAGCAGCTCGCCTTCGCTGA
- the nadA gene encoding quinolinate synthase NadA, giving the protein MPTLTIDAVGALQEQVRALAAERNAVILAHNYQLPEVQDVADLVGDSLGLSQAAAHTESDVIAFCGVHFMAETAAILSPDKTVLIPDLDAGCSLAASIDAAALAAWKAENPGAVVVSYVNTTAEVKALSDYCCTSGNARAVIESVPADRDILFLPDMFLGAYLERVTGRKMKIWPGECHVHAGIRTDDVSRMLDERPGADLLIHPECGCASQCMYAAAQDAALAKRTHVFSTEGMVNHVARSPKRDFVVATETGILHRLTRESPDKRFYAMSERAVCRYMKMITLEKLRDSLRDMRHVVTVDADVAARARGAITRMVEIV; this is encoded by the coding sequence ATGCCCACGCTGACCATTGACGCCGTCGGCGCCCTGCAGGAGCAGGTGCGCGCGCTGGCCGCAGAGCGAAACGCCGTCATCCTCGCCCACAACTACCAGCTGCCCGAGGTCCAGGACGTCGCCGACCTGGTGGGCGACTCGCTCGGCCTGTCCCAGGCCGCGGCCCACACCGAGTCGGACGTGATCGCCTTCTGCGGCGTCCACTTCATGGCCGAGACGGCGGCGATCCTCTCACCCGACAAGACGGTGCTGATCCCCGACCTCGACGCCGGCTGCTCGCTCGCCGCCAGCATCGACGCGGCCGCCCTTGCGGCCTGGAAGGCCGAGAACCCCGGCGCAGTGGTCGTCAGCTACGTGAACACGACGGCCGAGGTGAAGGCGCTCTCCGACTACTGCTGCACCTCGGGCAACGCCCGGGCGGTGATCGAGTCCGTCCCCGCCGACCGCGACATCCTCTTCCTGCCGGACATGTTCCTCGGCGCCTACCTGGAGCGGGTCACCGGCCGCAAGATGAAGATCTGGCCGGGCGAGTGCCACGTGCACGCCGGCATCCGCACCGACGACGTGTCCCGGATGCTGGACGAGCGGCCCGGCGCCGACCTGCTGATCCACCCGGAGTGCGGCTGCGCCAGCCAGTGCATGTACGCGGCCGCCCAGGACGCCGCGCTGGCGAAGCGGACGCACGTGTTCTCGACCGAGGGCATGGTGAACCACGTCGCCCGCTCGCCCAAGCGCGACTTCGTCGTCGCCACCGAGACCGGCATCCTGCACCGGCTCACCCGGGAGTCCCCGGACAAGCGGTTCTACGCGATGTCCGAGCGGGCCGTGTGCCGCTACATGAAGATGATCACGCTCGAGAAGCTGCGCGATTCCCTGCGCGACATGCGCCACGTCGTCACGGTCGACGCCGACGTCGCCGCCCGCGCCCGTGGAGCGATCACACGCATGGTCGAGATCGTTTGA
- the nadC gene encoding carboxylating nicotinate-nucleotide diphosphorylase, with product MSAAALESLIDRALAEDAGRGDPTTEATIPEGLETIASVVLREPGIVSGLEVALEVVRRLDPDAELEILVPEGTRVEGAPCTVATIRAAARAVLTAERTALNLLQRMSGIATATGRYVDAVGGTGVEILDTRKTVPGLRELDKQAVACGGGTNHRPDLGAAILIKDNHVALAGGVGESVRAARASRPDLHVQAEADTLEQVREAIAAGADSVLLDNMPPGRLREAVAIAAGRVRLEASGGITLETVRAVAETGVDAISIGALTHSVRALDISLEVHPCPR from the coding sequence GTGTCCGCCGCTGCACTCGAGAGTCTGATCGACCGCGCGCTGGCGGAGGACGCCGGTCGCGGCGACCCCACCACCGAGGCGACGATCCCCGAGGGCCTGGAAACGATTGCCAGCGTGGTGCTGCGCGAACCCGGGATCGTTTCCGGCCTGGAGGTCGCCCTCGAGGTCGTCCGCCGCCTCGACCCGGACGCCGAGCTCGAGATCCTCGTGCCGGAAGGCACAAGAGTCGAGGGCGCGCCATGCACCGTCGCCACGATCCGGGCGGCCGCCCGGGCCGTGCTCACGGCCGAGCGCACCGCCCTGAACCTCCTGCAGCGGATGTCGGGGATCGCAACCGCGACCGGGCGCTACGTGGACGCGGTCGGCGGCACCGGCGTCGAGATCCTCGACACGCGCAAGACCGTCCCGGGCCTGCGCGAGCTCGACAAGCAGGCCGTCGCCTGCGGCGGCGGGACGAACCACCGCCCCGACCTGGGAGCCGCCATCCTCATCAAGGACAACCACGTCGCCCTCGCCGGCGGCGTCGGCGAGTCGGTGCGCGCCGCGCGGGCGTCCCGGCCCGACCTGCACGTCCAGGCCGAGGCCGACACGCTCGAGCAGGTGCGCGAGGCCATCGCCGCCGGGGCCGACAGCGTCCTGCTCGACAACATGCCGCCCGGCCGGCTGCGCGAGGCCGTTGCGATCGCCGCCGGCCGGGTCAGGCTGGAGGCATCCGGCGGCATCACCCTTGAGACCGTCCGCGCGGTCGCCGAGACCGGCGTCGACGCGATCTCGATCGGAGCGCTCACCCACTCGGTGCGGGCGCTCGACATCTCGCTGGAGGTGCACCCATGCCCACGCTGA
- the nadB gene encoding L-aspartate oxidase: MASADAVRTDVLVLGAGLAGLYAALAAAGRGANVVLATKGSLHASNSYMAQGGVAAVVAGDDSFADHAADTIVAGRGLCDPEAVAVLVENGPGRIADLERLGVRFDLDPAGAYLLGREGGHGRRRILHADGAATGAAIAGALIARVAAEPRIHVLEHTAALALACDGEACAGAWLLGHDELRLARARMTLLATGGACALFHRTTNPPGATGDGIALAHRAGAAVRDMEFVQFHPTALAGGGRAFLVSEAVRGEGAHLVDGSGRRFMAGVHPDGELAPRDVVTRTIEALLADDGQAYLDLRHLDRDHVLGRFANLAAGCRRAGLDLAADLIPVAPAAHYLMGGIATDLEGLTSLAGLYAVGECAATGVHGANRLASNSLLECFVFSHRAIGHGLDAAAASADPGPPPARPLARAPLPELRRRMWDMAGPVRDEERLTALLAWLAERPDSNPALVAVLIAGAALRRTESRGGHLRSDFPDPDPDQARSTTCPPLHSRV; this comes from the coding sequence ATGGCTTCCGCCGACGCCGTCCGCACCGACGTGCTCGTACTGGGTGCCGGCCTTGCGGGCCTCTACGCGGCGCTCGCAGCCGCCGGCCGCGGGGCGAACGTCGTCCTCGCGACGAAGGGCTCGCTGCACGCGTCGAACTCCTACATGGCCCAGGGCGGGGTGGCCGCCGTCGTCGCCGGCGACGACTCATTCGCCGACCACGCCGCCGACACGATCGTCGCCGGCCGCGGCCTCTGCGACCCGGAGGCCGTCGCCGTGCTGGTCGAGAACGGCCCCGGCCGGATCGCCGACCTCGAGCGGCTGGGCGTGCGCTTCGACCTCGATCCGGCCGGCGCCTACCTGCTCGGCCGCGAGGGAGGCCACGGCCGCCGCCGCATCCTCCACGCCGACGGCGCGGCCACCGGCGCCGCAATCGCCGGCGCGCTGATCGCCCGGGTGGCCGCCGAGCCGCGAATCCATGTCCTGGAGCACACTGCGGCGCTCGCGCTCGCATGCGACGGCGAAGCCTGCGCCGGGGCATGGCTGCTGGGCCACGACGAGCTGCGGCTCGCCCGGGCACGGATGACGCTGCTCGCCACCGGCGGCGCATGCGCCCTTTTCCACCGCACGACGAACCCGCCGGGCGCCACCGGCGACGGGATTGCCCTGGCCCACCGGGCCGGCGCGGCGGTGCGCGACATGGAGTTCGTGCAGTTCCACCCGACGGCGCTCGCCGGCGGGGGCCGGGCGTTCCTCGTCTCCGAGGCGGTGCGGGGCGAGGGCGCCCACCTCGTCGACGGCTCGGGCCGGCGCTTCATGGCCGGCGTGCACCCCGATGGCGAGCTGGCGCCGCGCGACGTCGTCACGCGAACGATCGAGGCGCTCCTCGCCGACGACGGCCAGGCCTACCTCGACCTCCGCCACCTCGACCGCGACCACGTCCTCGGCCGGTTCGCGAACCTGGCCGCCGGCTGCCGCCGGGCCGGGCTCGACCTCGCCGCCGACCTGATCCCGGTCGCTCCCGCCGCCCACTACCTGATGGGCGGGATCGCCACCGATCTCGAAGGCCTCACGTCGCTCGCGGGCCTCTACGCGGTCGGCGAGTGCGCCGCGACCGGCGTCCACGGCGCCAACCGGCTGGCCTCCAACTCGCTGCTCGAGTGCTTCGTCTTCTCCCACCGCGCGATCGGCCACGGCCTCGATGCGGCGGCGGCAAGCGCCGATCCGGGCCCGCCCCCGGCCCGTCCGCTGGCCCGCGCGCCGCTCCCGGAGCTGCGCCGGCGCATGTGGGACATGGCCGGCCCGGTGCGCGACGAGGAGCGGCTGACGGCGCTGCTGGCGTGGCTGGCCGAGCGGCCCGACTCGAACCCTGCGCTCGTCGCCGTGCTGATCGCGGGCGCCGCCCTGCGCCGCACCGAGAGCCGCGGGGGCCACCTGCGCAGCGACTTCCCCGATCCCGACCCCGACCAGGCCAGGAGCACGACGTGTCCGCCGCTGCACTCGAGAGTCTGA